gtgacttttttttttttttttacattattgcaTTGCTTTTATTCTTCGGTTAGCAACCGAGTTTAAGTGGGTTCATCAGTTAACTCTTTGATGTCTATGAACGATTAAATTACAGTTACTGCCCGTAACTGAGAAAGACGCACCCAGCGATAAATTGAGACACTGCATTTATTAGCGTGAAAGCCACTATTTGAGAACATGCAACGTCCTTACCCCGTATTCTGGCTTGAAAAATCCCTGCTTCTCCCACCACGGGTACCAAGCAGCCTCCACATACTGAGGACTGTACGAGTCAGGGAGCGGACTGATGACATctaacagcagaaaaaaaaagattgaaatatTCAGTTGAGGCTAAATgtagttgttattattattattattattattatttatgtcacACAGCCTCTTTACCAGCAGGATAATGGAGGCTTATACACTGTTatctaaaatcatctttcccgattgaaatgaatgtaaatgccactaatccgttccagccccacaAACACAAAGAGAGGGCACTTCAAAGAGGTTAAAGACAACCCCATGGTTGTGCCAGTGACTCGTTTGGTCCTTAACACGtcagaaaatggacaaaaatgttgatcattattttccgagttaaaagcagatgtttgcaaatgtcttattttgattaaacacaaagataatcagtctgctttcatgagtGTATTTACTGTAAGTACTGTACTGAGGCTGAAATTCCCAGGATTTCGACAATTTGAAGTTGAACAAGGTCTAAACGATTAATTATCAAAATCAATTAACAATTAATTAAAGTAAATAACCAATtgattgtcgattaatcgatcaaTTGTTGCACCTTTACTAATAATTACCACAACCTACcctgcatcccaaaaacatgcatggtaggttaattgaagactctaaattgcccgtaagtgtgaatgtgaatggttgtttgtctatacgtgccctgtgattggctggcgaccagtccagggtgtaccccgcctctcacccacagTTAGcgggcataggctccagcacgctcccGACCGTAGTAAGGATAagctgtacggaaaatgaataaatgaacttagatattgtaattcattcattttccgcaggcacggggagaacatccaaactccacacaggcgaggtcggattggaaccggggtcctcagaactgtgaggcagctgtgctaaccagtcttcaccaccgatattgtaatttcaaatttaaaaaaaaatcataataaaacagcatgtgcagcaatattggcacccctcaaTATTCGTTGATATTTTATCCATCTAGAAgcttttctcccactcttcctttccGAGTTGTTCAAGCGCTTGACCATTTGAAGGGTTCTTTTCCTCAGTGGCAGTTAGAATTAGATTGAGATCaagactcattgctggccattttaaaacagtccattgtttccttttcaaccattcctgtgcgctgttggatgtgtgctttgggtctttgtcttatTGGAGGACCCATGAGCTTCacctcaaaccaagttttcttacactgAGTACTAAGATCTTTGgataattttcttatttcatgataactgtgatacagtcaaggcctccagtaccagatggagcgcaaagcagccccacagcattatggatcctccaccatgcttgactgctGGCAGGGTGGGCTTTTCCTTGAAGGCTTCATTGCGCCGTCTGGTCAAATAcagtttgtgtgcattgccaaaaagctctatttttgtttcatcaaagatctattttttgtttcacctgtccattaaatattgtttatcatttgctcttttgtgtCAAACAAGTTCTCCATAGAAAAATGTGgtttcacttgattcattttcttcaggagatagtACACATTTCGTAGTTAAACTTCATGGgagccaataatggtgagcacgacAAGGTTACCGTCGTACTTattgcttttcatttgattgatttatattCATTGCCTAAAAGtagttttcatacaaatatttacgtAATTATGACTGAACTACCCTGTTATTGTAGACTATTATGCATTATCTTCAACCCCTGCCCATAAAATTTAATGACaccaagaacaaaaacaaatttttaaacTCACCTTTTTTCTCCCCAGAGGGAGTAGGAATGTTGTATGAGATGACCCCCAACTCTTTCTTCTCAGGTTTggtctttttctttaaaaaaaaaaaaaaaaaaagaaataaaaattaaaaagaccagaataaatcatatttttttaacaatcaccACAACACAAGCTGCCCACATTGTTCTTTAATCCAGCCCATCAAGCATTTTCATTATCaagtaatattgtaatatttggttgcattaatttagaaattttttctaaaattgtttaatttaaatgtactttttagttttttcacatttatatcAGTAAATAATTAGTTAACTGGTTTATTGTTAATAACTAAAAAACATTGGTAAAAAAATTTACATCACAGCTTTATgaaataattacataattacaaatatttaaaagaaatgagaatgacaattattttattccaataaactattaaaataagatgattacatattttgcattacacatttaaatattttcccCGTCATCTATGAATGACCAGGCCtatctgtctgttttaaaattcaaatgtggcccttgagcacaaaaataaCTAAAAGTGACTTTCGAGAAGTTTTACCTCTGCGGCTGGCTGTGTCTTCTTCTTTGCCTCCATCTCCTTCTTCTGTTGGAATTTCTCCAGCTTTTCCCTCTTCTTTGCCTCCTTCTTCAGCTGGGCCTCTGTCTTTGGTGGCCCTGAAAGAGTCTAAATGTCTACATTTtggccaaaaacaacaataaccaaTGTACACAAGTTATTTGCAGACCGTTAAGTGTAGCTCCTGCCATGTCACTAGCAGCATCAttagcagcagcaggaggacaAGTTTTGGCCTCAGTGTCTGTCTTCACTGACACCATCTTCTCACACAACGTCACCTTCCCCAGCACCTTGATGAAGTGTGGCTGGTTGATGCAGGTTGTGAACCATCTGGTCACGTTGGTCAATGCAGTCCTGTCGGATGGTTCCAAAGCCTATACGAGTATACGTAGAACAGTGATTCAGCAGAAATATACCTTTATTAAGGAATTACCCCTTGAGATGAATCATCTCTTTTTAGAAGGGCTCCAACAAACAGAGAAAAGTGAAAGACATATGAATACTCACATATCTGAAGGGTAGAAGAAGAGCCGAGGCCACGGCCATGTCAGCAAGTGTGAGGCTCTCCCCCACGAGGTACGTTCTTGGCTCCAACATCTTATCCAAAACCTTCAGCACGCGCAACAGCTCAACACGGGAAGTCTGCTGGAGCTGGTGCATAACACCACGTCAATAACACTCAATAAACACAATGGGTCACAGATGACAAAACGCGGCCCGCGGGCAAGATCAGGccctccacatcattttatgtggccctttCGTTTTGAGCTCCATGCAAAATTGGACATAAACAGATTAAATGTTTTAGTATTACCTTGCTAATCGCAGGGGTTAGGGAGCGAGGGATCAAGTAGTTgatgccccctaaaaaggctgcaAAGCACCACTTGTATATTAGACAGGGCGATGGCCTGTTgacatgaagctcctcccctcacttcaacatagttccttgcctccaagatgccacaagatgacatcacagcaatacttttatactagacagggctttggtctGAGCACAAACAAACTAATTCACAAACAGCAAATCTGCAAGTGAACACTTACGAGGCGGTTATCAGACCCAAACAAACGTCTCTCGCTGCTTAACAGCTGCGGGGTACATGTTTTTGCGCCAGGATGGGACAGCATTGTTTTGCAACAGTCCGTTTTGTGGACTGCCTGCGATGATGCCCGACAACTGGATGTATGGCGGGGGGGGCAGCTGATTGAGGAGCGCTGCATCGGCAACGTGGATATGGGGAGAGGAGAGCGAAACGGAGCTTGAGAGTGAGTTGGCTCTAGATGGGACTGGAGAATGGAGACATTTTTTCTGTATGTGTACGTGTGTTACTCGACAATGGACACTACAGTTGCTTTTTTACTTTGAACTTGTGGCGACTGGGGGCATGCTGTGAAGGGAAGCTTCAGATTTCCTTTTATCTATAACCGCTTCTAACAACAAAAGACTATGTTGGCATTGAGAAGAAAGCattgcattattattgtttttttgtttttttttgtgactggaCGTTGAGAAAGAAATTTCAGCCCTCTGCATATTCTACACATACTGAGGATTGACAATAAAGCATACAAATACTATATTATTTCCATTAATGTTTTTATAACAATTGTGTACTTGTCTGCATTGTTCAATTCCTTAAAAAGTATTGATGCTGCACTTtccttaaaaaatgaaaaaaaaaatatttaagctGTTGGTTTCATTTTAGCTGTCATTCAACATtcagtttgttttgcattttgttcccttatCGTACCAAATATGAACTGAACCATaaactaataaaaatgaaaataacgtACGTACCAAACCGTCAATTTTGCCATGCTGTTGTGACACCCCTAGCAATTATACATTTATGGTGTTTCACTGTTGTTCCCCCCGGGTAgctgtaactacaatgtggcccgcaatgAAAAAGTTTGACACCCTGTTaactaaatgaaaaacactCACCTTCTTATCCAGCATCGCCCCCATGAGGGGGAAGACAACGGCGCAGGACAACGGGATGAGCTCGTTGTCGGCGAAGCTGAGCCACTGCCACACCTCGCTCTGCTGCTTGACGTCCGCGCCGGCTCTCTTTCCCTGCATGGCCAGGTACCAGGCCACAGCGTTGGCCCCGCTCAGCACGTCTGTGCCTTCCCCAGCACCAAGCACCAAACTGGGTGTGGAGCGGGCACAGAGGCCAGCGGGTGGGTCCTCGCTGACTGTCTTGACGCCAGAGGACGGCGACGCCTCGGCAGCCAAGAGAGCCAGGAGGCTTCGGAAGTCGTCAGGGTGGGGGGACACATAAAGAGTGGCCATCCCTGCTGGAGACACATATTTAAGTAAATGGGGTGGTAATAATGCCATGTAGTATTTCGACTACTAAAAACCAAAACTGGTGAGAatactcattattattatctaacATGATCTTGTGACCTTAAGTATTAGATGGAACATGATGCATtacaacatatacagtaaacccccattTCTGGTGGGGGGGTACACTCCAGACCCACCCACGATAGGtgaaaaaatctgcgatatagagaggccatttaaaaaaaataaaacaatttaagaaGAATTTTACCTCTCAcatacactttaaacacatttaaacttaaaatacatttattccttgacacctgttctcactctcttagctcaggggtgggcaacctTTTTGGCTTAGGTGCCACATTgacttaaaatttgacaggcgggccaagccagaaccagacgcttacatataaaaaataaacaaaacaaaaaaaaggcactgtagtgttaatacttagatttacttttaatgggaacagtgttgttttgttgatcacctttttttcccagtgcatcaaagtctagtgttagttttgttgtggcaattcttaGAACACATCCTTTCGCCCTTAAGGCGcccctttgttttatgtgtgcaCGTGAGTGTGTGCAAATCTGTCTGGGGGTTTTCATCAATAAAATGTAACCATgttaaaaaagtattatttataaAGAAAGTTCTAAGCGTTTGAAAAGGGAGTGTGCatgagagaggggaggggctgTGGTGTGCCCGCGTGAGTGGCTCATCCACAAGTGAGACACccatttttgagacataaaagtTAGTTGCCCCCTTGCTACAGTGTGTTctactaacatgtgtatgtgttcactgtgatgggtaaaatgcaaagaacaaatttcgtgtgcatgaatgcatgttcatgacaataaaggtgattcttcttcttatgtccaaatacagtacaagaatAATAGTCATAATACTTTATACACAAAATTAGATGAGCTGCTTTTCTAAGCGAGGAGagaaagaaagggggggggagCATCATCTAGTTAGTTAGCCGGTAACGCTTGATTGTCACCACCTGTCAAAAGCGGACCAACCTCAATGCTAAGTCAACCTCAAGTTTGAGCCACAATTACGTGCTTTACTCGCGAGGTAGGACGTTGGCTAAAAGCGCTTCCGTGGTTAGTTTGCATGTGTCGACGTGTGTGTTGCTCCTACctttgaaagaaacaattaaTAACGTCAGCTGGTCCAAAAACTGCTCGCCGCATGAACTCACTCACGGCACGCCGCACTCGCACAGTCTGACGCAATGGGACAACACTTCCGGGTTTCAGCCACCGCTTCCGTCCCAGAACGGAAGTTTCCAAATAagtcttataaaaaaaaaaagtttttgaacaGTGCAGTTATTgttggtaaaaataaaaataataataataacaataaataacttATATTCACCATGATTTTGTAGAAAATGAATCGTTGTTATTCAATTATAACACTGCaatcagttatttttttcatttttttcttgtttgaagTTTACTTTAGATTGCTTTGAAGATTATTATTGTTGGTGGTTTATTCCTGcttattgaataattttttgggggtaaaaaaaaaagaaaaaaaaaagttttttttcaatccaattATAATGGCCATAAATTATGCGTgaattttctctttttctcttctGTCATTAACAAGGCTCCACCGTAATGTAATATCTGCAACTTTGAGTGTGGCCCGTTTAGGGTGGGCGTGTTGGTCAGTTGTGACATCAGCAAAGATGAAATATCAAAGGGACGTTTAAACTTGAAAGGTGCCCCAAGTCAGGGAGTCTGTGTGGATGTGGAGTGCTTGGGTGTTAGTTATAACCGATAGCAGCTCTTGTATGTGCTGTTCTGTTACCGCTTGTGGTAATAAAGTGACTGTAGTGCATCAGTGACCGTGTCATCCTTCACCACATACGAGGgcattacaaaacaaataaaatagcccccaaggaccacatgattaaccctgttctaaaaataatgAACAACGAACATTGTGATTTCCCCGGAATGTTTTAGAAGTAATCATTTGAAAACGtaaccttgttaaatcattttgataattattgtgagaaatcatcaaaatgatcagtgtcttcacatacaCTATCAATTTGGACACTTTCTAGGGCTATTGAATGAGAAACTGTGTCCAAACCTTTGCCTGGTAGTGTAGATGAATGTAAATGAttcttaataaaaacaatgtaatttgagcaaatttgttattttatgagtgtgtatcaaactggtagtaGTTTCATCTATTTAAGAAGTGAGTTTTTGTGCTTTCTTTCACAGTATAAGATGGCACCCTACACCTCAAAGTATTGatcggtgtcaaggaagtagcTAAAGTAATACATCTCAACGGAGAGACGTACATCTTtctatgtcggggaggagctaagtttagcctgggttgttagtggaagttatggAGTGTCGCCGCACATACATGCACGCTTCCCgcgcttttattttaaattaaatcactCTTTATTTCAAAGGCTAATGTATGAtgagtttaaaatgttattttgttttgggatcatagtctgtggtatttttacagtttaaacctttgttttgggaaatcttttctgacagaataagtaaggaagcaattttgtctttgtggctttttattacaagaaagaaagaaatctttgcaaagagaggaaaaagtaCAAGTCGCCACGAGTTgttaccccttactgaagctaaaaaaaaaaaatcacctacaTTATACAGGAGAGagacagggggggaaaaaaagataaccacccctctcattcccaCAACATTCTCCCACAATTAGTTgcgtccagctgcactcaaaccCATAAGGATCCTTATGGGAATGGGTGCATGCAGAGGATGAGAACGAAAGAGTAGCCAAAACATATACTGTGTATGACACATAACGTCTGCTTGAGCTTCAGTTGAGGGTCGAATCGCAGcttctgtgtggaatttgcatgcgCTTCCCACGCTTGCGAGGGCTCTgtcgcacattccaaaaacatgcatgttagggtcattgacgactctaaattgtccatgatGTCCaggtctatatgtgccctgtggttgacagtccagggtgtaccccgcttcttgccCTAGGTCAGCAGGGACGACAGTTACCtgcgacccaaatgaggacaagcgctgtagaaaacgAATGGCTGGCCTTGTTGATTCATAGCTGGAACAAGAAGACATAAGCCGCAATTCTCTTTTATTCAAACATACAACCCAAACACATCCAATCatcattattacaattattataaaaCAAAGGAACATTCAGTGTCATCAAGCAGTTCTTCCCTTTATCACACTTAAGAGGTaattttcaccaaaaaaaatgttgaactgGTTAACATTGATTTAAAGGAAACATGTTttcccccacaatttaaacagttCCCAGATGTTTTAATAACACAAGTGCCcataaaagtaaacaaatgttcaaataagtgtttttatctttttttatcctgtcttattttatcttatttcttACTCTATGTATATTTCACAAGCCTTGAGACTTattgggctaatctgggacATTGGGTaacaaatttcgtgtgtaaatgtgtgttggtatgaagATTAAAGTTCTTGAATCCTTGAAAagacaatgaaagcattttcactGAAGGAGGCAGTACTTCATACACTGCAGTATGTATATGGCACAttgacacatcaccaaacacaaatacacccCCACTGCCACCAACTTCACCGCACAATCGAGTATATGCCACtcatcagaagctaatgctaatctgtgtaTCAAACAAAACTCCATGCAGCTCAGCTTACCTTTCGGCTTTAACATGATGACAGGGGCGTCACACAAGCAGGAGATGTGGGTGTGTCTGTATAATAGTGCCTCTACATccacaagtgtcaaactcaaggtcccGAGgctattatgtaaattattcaCACAGTTATGTAAAAGTACCGGAAGCAGAGAACGGCTTGctcacacacattttcagaaataggcaggtaaaatatttacttagttTAATTTCATAATTGGTCCTCGAAGACCCGACTATTTAGATAGAAGCCATTTAGAAGTAAATTTTCCACAATATGTCCTCTTTAAAtagaacaaaacaataatttatgtTCATTGTTAAGCCTTTAAAAACGTTGGGAAAATAAGATTCCAGtgcaagaaaaaacacaaccacTCCAAAATGTTCCTACTCAGTCTCAGACAAAACAGTGTGGACCGGTTTCATTTCCTTCTCCTGTCCAAAACCTTCCTTGAAAGCCCCAAACACCACATCCACCACCCCGATGAGGATATTCCCCCCAATGATGAACATATTGAACACCCCGGCTACGCTTCTCCACGCCAGCCAGCCCGTCCCTCCGCCCAGGGCTAGCGCCTGATCCCCCATCTCCATCGCCACCGTCCCGGCGTAGTCCCCGCTCTGCTTCAGAAGACGCCCTCCGAAGAACTTGCTTACCCACCAGGTGTTGCCCAGGGCGTCCCCGAATATCCAGACCGTGTCGccggctagcgtccccacgccAGTGACACCTGTGAAGCAACTGTTTAGCAGTTCTGCCAGCATGGAGGAGACGCAGTAGTAAAGGCTATAGACACAGTTCATCAGGATGTCCAGCAGCGTTTCGGCTGCCCAGCGCATCCACGATAACAGGTCCGACGTCAAGAGGTAGAAGAGGGAAAAGGAGTCTCCTGGAAGAGCAGCGAGGACGGCGAGTTCTTCCCGGAGAACATATGTCACCTGCATCAAGAGACACATCATCacttaaaagagaaaaaaaacttttaagcaTTATTCACATTACCTTCTACCAGGGGTGGGCCTGTCATTTTTagatgtagttaaaaaaaatatatcaaaaacaAAGTTCATCTATTCTGCTAGGCTCCTGAAggtttttcctgacattttttttctttctagcagAGGCCTgaggtttggtgctgccactgacagctatttggaactgttcataattccctccactttgtctaaggccccagttccggctgaagaaaaacaggccCAAAGCATCATGCTACTATTGTTACGgttttcttttggtgatgagcagtgttgtgtttgcgccaaaatacatttcagaataACGGCCAAaacgttcaaccttggtttcatcggacaGTGACAAAAATCTCCAAAACACGTgggaaaaatgtgttatggtccagGTAATCAGTCACATTAATGgcagaaaaagttttaaaatgattcacctaggtctcattttttttttttttacatcacaaaaacctggcattcaaACCaggatgtgtagactttatatcaACTGTATGCCTGCGACGTACAGTAATCCTTCATTTATCGCCAAGGCTACGTTCCAGACTATCCCCGCAATAAACGAAATCCATAATGTAGATGTTTTTAAGTTTCATGCATACTCTTCATCACCCATGAACAATACAGTATAGGCATATGAGgttcaggtattatttttgtccacgtGGGTTCTTTACCATAGTAACAATGACTGAGAATCTGTGTGTGTGGCCTTTAAAGATGGGTCGACTCTGTTGAGTTACGTGTAAGTGGATGTATGAGAATGGACTGTTGGCTAGATTAGCACTAGCCACTGTGATGTACAGTGACGCTCCCAGCAgatgtgctgaaaatgtgcttttgattactgtattttgttagtttttttttttctaataaagcgattgaaaccGCACCAGCGGCTGTTTCCAGCCTCCCTTTATGTATAGCACCTGTTAATTGCTAGTTATTTAATTagataaattaaaaatgtaatgaattaatacatttcaattaaccaattttgtaaaaaaaataataataatctaacgATGAAAGTGTGGTGTCTCTTTGAGGATGATGACGCGCCTGTCGACTAATTGGAGTAAGGCGTTGGTTAAAGGGACACGCCACAATTTGAGAGCGGAAGACCTGAGGGTGGTTTGCGCTGATGCCAGAAACTCGGCCAAACCTCATTCCTGACTCTGGGAGGAGTCACAGGAATGAAGGACTGATATCTAATCAGACAATGTCTTCAGAAACTGTATGTATCTTTTAAAAGCCTCACAAAACAACTCTGAGACTTGTATAGCTTACATTCAGGTGGGCTATGGAGACAGAAGTGGTAATGTTGAAGTCATCTGAAAATGTGCAAGCATAAACCAATTCGGCCGAaatgtggggggggaaaaaaaggttatttCAGACATCGAACGTACGGATgttaaattgaacaaaaatgtccaagaattaaaaaaaagatttcaaaacaaaacaacattaaaaattaaaaggtTATGTCAGATAGGCTTCAGAAACATGACAAATGTTAAATTGAGAGGAAATTtcctaaataaaatacaattcaaaaaagTTCTCAGATGGGGTTCAGAAAAGGTTCAATGGATAAATTCAGTTAAAAGGTCAGAGActaataaacataaaacatggaatgattaataatagaaaacaaaaaaatgtaaatgtattttagaaAACCATCATATCCAAGATGATGTTTGGAAAAATTGTGAATTATGTTGAAATACATAGGcaaaaaagacgaaacaaaaaaagttacctCAGTTGAGATTCAGAAAAAGTATGGgtgttaaaatgaaaagaaaaaaatcctattATCTGAGATAGGGTTTGGAAAATTGATGAAGTGGTGAAATGTGCAAAAGTACATAAATCAAATTGAAACAAAAGGTTATCAAAGATGGGGTTTGGAAaagcaataaattaaaataattcaggTTGTCTCTAATGGGGTtggtaaaaatgtcaaatataggACCCCCGCATATTTTAACCTATCCCCCATTCTTTACAGAAACTTCACccgctcatgttttttttttttttttaaccaaatccCTCactttgtcaaaaaacaaaacaaaaaaaaaaaaaaacatgccaattGTAATGGCggtcaattattcacagaaaTGTGCCTATTCGCGGTCAGGCTTGGTCCCTTACCCCCAAGAattgtgggggtccactgtttaataaatatatttaacagatgtgaaatgtacaaaacataaaacaattcaataaataataaaaatttaagtGGGCGGCACGGGGACCAACTGcttagcccatctgcctcacagttctgaggatctgggttcaagtccagcctcccctgtgtggagtttgcatgttctccccgtgcctgcgtgggttttctccgggtactccagtttcccccccacatcccaaaaacatgcatggtaggttaattaaagactctaaattgcccataggtgtgaatggaaaatggaaggatggaaatTAAAGTGGCCCTTTTGGGACACAGTGAAGACAAGAAAATCTTTCACCTGTCCGGGGAACTGAGTGATTCTGGAGAAGATAGGCCTGAGTGGAGCTTTGAGGATGGACAACGTGGTGGAGAAGATAGAGACCACAATGCTGCTGGAATTGGCGTCTGCCTCGTCCTCCTGTTCAGGCACAGTTTCAACAGAACGCGTCTCATCAGCCTCCTCTGCACTGCTGCTCTCAGTCTTCACTGcagactcctctgtcacatcCGCTTCCGCATCCCTTGCAAACGCTTCGCTTTCATCTGGGTCGCTTTCATCTGCATCACTTGCATCCGCTTCGCTCGAATCAGAGTCGCTTTCATCATCGATTTTGCTGTCCAAAGCGATTTCATCTGCAGCCAACTCTCGTGTGCGGTCCCCGGTGTGAAGACTCAGCGCGACACCGGTCGACTCCCCGTCCGCCCCCGCGCAGCCTCCAGAGAACAGCTCCTCCACTCCCAGCCTCTCCTGCAGCTCCTTGACGCTCACTCGTTTCTCGTTGACATCGTCATTTCCCGTCTCGCTGATCAAGCCCACACTGAAGTCGCCCTCGGCCTCCGGGACCGAGCAGCACGCCGCGGACCACAGCAGCGGCCCCGCCTGACACCCCTCGTCCCCGGGTGCTCCCGCCCCTGTTAGGACGTAGAGCTCCCCACCCAGAGCGCTGCACTCGGGGGCAACGCTGGATCGAACCAGAGTGGAGACGGCCCAGTCCCACCGTTGGAGGGGGGAGTCTGTAGCTGGAGACGCATGCTCGCCTCCTCTGAGAAGAGCTGGAATGGACACTTTGACTCCATCCGCTTCTATTTCCTGTGTGACACAACCAAAA
The genomic region above belongs to Phyllopteryx taeniolatus isolate TA_2022b chromosome 6, UOR_Ptae_1.2, whole genome shotgun sequence and contains:
- the LOC133479780 gene encoding uncharacterized protein LOC133479780 → MLTAGVWLMALLGPVQGWGLSPAADDNAAPDLQCSRCFHGQTFPQWEGLAPSPMCHRTPGGHDFATLRRLDCETAVASALRLGPGWMQGQEGEELVEIEADGVKVSIPALLRGGEHASPATDSPLQRWDWAVSTLVRSSVAPECSALGGELYVLTGAGAPGDEGCQAGPLLWSAACCSVPEAEGDFSVGLISETGNDDVNEKRVSVKELQERLGVEELFSGGCAGADGESTGVALSLHTGDRTRELAADEIALDSKIDDESDSDSSEADASDADESDPDESEAFARDAEADVTEESAVKTESSSAEEADETRSVETVPEQEDEADANSSSIVVSIFSTTLSILKAPLRPIFSRITQFPGQVTYVLREELAVLAALPGDSFSLFYLLTSDLLSWMRWAAETLLDILMNCVYSLYYCVSSMLAELLNSCFTGVTGVGTLAGDTVWIFGDALGNTWWVSKFFGGRLLKQSGDYAGTVAMEMGDQALALGGGTGWLAWRSVAGVFNMFIIGGNILIGVVDVVFGAFKEGFGQEKEMKPVHTVLSETE